The following proteins are co-located in the Flammeovirga kamogawensis genome:
- a CDS encoding alkaline phosphatase family protein — protein MISKNITNSIILLLILFSACTKTEKANENTVIIVSIDGFRYDYPIKYKTPNLDLIAKEGVKATSMIPSYPSKTFPNHYAIATGMYPSNNGLVHNSFYDPERKEMYRIGIGKKDGSWFYGTPLWTLAEQQGVKSASFYWPVSDSRVQGITPSYYFKYNKSTPYAQRIEQIEKWLSLKGKNRPRFITLYFSLVDTQGHRYGPDAKETQEAVEYLDTQIGALYKTIKASDHPVNLIVVSDHGMENVDVDNPIVLEGLGSFEDFTCVNGGGVQYLLYPNKGANVQETYEKLKAQESKGMHVYLKENIPANLHYSKGNRIPAIVCEAIPPKAFKNVRGGVSKGTHGYNPYAIKNMHAIFYGVGPNFKKGVEIPSFENVNVYPAIAKIIGLEIPNDIDGKIDVLGPYLQ, from the coding sequence ATGATTTCAAAAAATATTACTAACTCAATTATTTTACTTTTGATATTATTTTCTGCCTGCACAAAAACTGAAAAAGCAAATGAAAATACGGTTATCATTGTATCAATAGATGGGTTTAGATATGATTACCCTATCAAATACAAGACGCCAAATTTAGATCTTATAGCAAAAGAAGGAGTGAAAGCAACTTCTATGATTCCTTCTTATCCTAGTAAAACATTTCCAAACCATTATGCTATTGCTACAGGAATGTATCCTTCAAATAATGGTTTAGTTCATAATTCATTTTATGATCCTGAACGTAAAGAAATGTATAGAATTGGTATTGGTAAAAAAGATGGTTCATGGTTTTATGGAACTCCTTTATGGACATTAGCAGAACAGCAAGGAGTGAAATCAGCCTCTTTTTATTGGCCTGTTTCAGACAGTAGAGTACAAGGAATTACGCCTTCTTATTACTTTAAATACAATAAATCAACACCTTATGCTCAAAGAATAGAGCAAATAGAGAAGTGGTTATCTTTAAAAGGTAAAAATAGACCAAGGTTTATCACTTTATATTTTTCTTTAGTAGATACACAAGGGCATAGATATGGTCCTGATGCTAAGGAGACTCAAGAAGCGGTAGAGTACCTTGATACTCAAATTGGAGCACTTTATAAAACCATTAAAGCAAGTGATCATCCCGTTAACTTAATTGTTGTCTCAGATCATGGTATGGAAAATGTGGATGTAGATAACCCAATTGTTCTTGAAGGTTTAGGAAGCTTTGAAGATTTTACTTGTGTAAATGGAGGAGGAGTGCAATACTTACTTTACCCTAATAAAGGAGCAAATGTGCAAGAAACTTATGAGAAGTTAAAGGCCCAAGAAAGTAAAGGAATGCATGTGTATTTAAAAGAGAATATCCCTGCAAATTTACATTATTCTAAAGGAAACAGGATTCCTGCAATTGTTTGTGAGGCTATTCCTCCTAAAGCATTTAAAAATGTTAGAGGAGGAGTAAGTAAGGGTACGCATGGTTATAACCCATATGCAATAAAAAATATGCATGCTATATTTTATGGAGTAGGACCAAATTTTAAAAAAGGAGTGGAGATTCCTTCCTTCGAAAATGTGAATGTTTACCCAGCAATCGCCAAAATTATAGGCTTAGAAATTCCAAATGATATTGATGGAAAGATAGATGTTCTAGGTCCTTATTTACAATAA
- a CDS encoding N(5)-(carboxyethyl)ornithine synthase has translation MNLSKIGVIGTSKKEDERRIPIHPEHLGRLEKSIRKKLIFEKGYGKPFNISDDEISNLTGGVASRSEILSDIGAVIIAKPVLSDLEEMKEGGVIWGYPHCVQQNEITQIAIDRKLTLIAFEDMFVWSPSGRIGRHTFYKNNEMAGYCAVLHALQLKGIDGHYGNQRKVTIFSFGAVSRGAIYALKAHGFRDITICVQRPDHEVREEILDVNYARLEKGGDNEPRLKVVEHDGSQRALLDLISESEIIINGTYQDTNAPLNFILEEEKESLKPGTLVIDVSCDEGMGFYFAKPTTFKSPLIAIDNIDYYAVDHTPTYLWESASRSISAALIVHLESVLEGELGWKKNATIKNAINIEKGVIVKDTILKFQHRDANFPHIKLEENLV, from the coding sequence ATGAATTTATCAAAAATTGGAGTTATTGGAACGTCTAAAAAAGAAGATGAGAGACGTATTCCTATACATCCTGAACATTTAGGAAGACTTGAAAAAAGTATTCGAAAAAAACTAATCTTTGAAAAAGGATATGGTAAACCTTTTAATATTAGCGATGATGAAATTAGTAACCTTACAGGTGGAGTTGCTTCAAGATCAGAGATTTTATCTGACATTGGGGCTGTTATTATTGCTAAACCTGTATTGTCTGATTTAGAAGAAATGAAAGAGGGCGGTGTAATTTGGGGGTATCCTCATTGTGTTCAGCAAAATGAAATTACACAAATAGCTATAGATCGAAAATTAACGCTCATTGCTTTTGAAGATATGTTTGTTTGGAGTCCAAGTGGACGAATAGGAAGACATACTTTTTATAAAAACAATGAAATGGCAGGATATTGTGCCGTTCTTCATGCTTTACAATTAAAAGGTATTGATGGACACTACGGTAACCAAAGGAAGGTAACGATATTTAGTTTTGGAGCAGTAAGTAGAGGAGCTATTTATGCGTTAAAAGCTCATGGCTTTAGAGATATAACTATCTGTGTTCAAAGACCTGATCATGAAGTTAGAGAGGAAATATTAGATGTGAATTATGCTCGTTTAGAAAAAGGAGGCGATAACGAACCTCGCCTAAAAGTTGTAGAACATGATGGTTCACAACGTGCTCTTTTAGATTTAATAAGTGAGTCTGAAATTATTATTAATGGTACTTATCAAGATACGAATGCACCACTCAATTTTATTCTTGAAGAAGAAAAAGAGAGTTTAAAACCTGGGACATTAGTTATAGATGTAAGTTGTGATGAAGGTATGGGTTTCTATTTTGCTAAACCTACTACGTTTAAAAGCCCATTAATAGCAATAGATAATATAGATTATTATGCGGTAGATCATACGCCTACTTATCTTTGGGAGAGTGCTTCAAGATCTATCTCTGCAGCTTTAATTGTACATTTAGAATCGGTTCTTGAAGGTGAGCTTGGTTGGAAGAAAAATGCTACAATTAAAAATGCAATAAATATTGAAAAGGGAGTTATCGTAAAAGATACAATACTAAAATTTCAACATCGAGATGCTAATTTTCCTCATATTAAATTAGAAGAGAATCTAGTATAA
- a CDS encoding TonB-dependent receptor: MKAILTTVFLLITTIAIGADKIEITGHITSGKEHLPFATVSVNDGAFGTSADEHGHFKIELEKGKEYTILVSAIGYSPQQKKITASNSVREIHFNLDKDLLQLNEVIVSSSRREQSRKETAAVVNVVSKEIFTASSSKVVADGLNFVSGARVENTCGNCGSSSLRLNGLEGPYTQILMDSRPIFNGLVSVYGLEQIPVSMVDQIEVVRGGGSVLFGANAIGGTVNIITKAPQYNSYEVGTNMGTIDGKSNDYNVYFNTSVVSKNDKTGAYIYGSYRNRDAWNANPNDIWYKVDDNGQAIGAPLNDDFTELPQLKTASVGTKIYHNFNDQNKITGDLRYIHEDRRGGNKLNEAPENTDITEWINMGIVSGSINYDWFSQNKKTHLNAYSNLQYVKRDSYYGANQAPDGYGLTTGLTYVGGLQANLDLGRMFNSQMYFVVGTEYIIDEINDKKLGYFDQDAGQETNDIPVSNQQAQTMAIFAQNEWKGNKLSVLIGARMDYVMIKDFENLENNKNVPAINPRINLKYNITDDMQLRGGFATGFRAPQMFSEDLHIEVAGGQAVRTVLDPDLKAETSLSYNLAWDYEKKIGSVQTYFLAEGFHTRINNRFDNQYIYLDDGTLINYKRNSTSDAIVQGVNLEAKVAPSEKINIQAAYTIQTAEYEEDNQWGDEEGSASKYILRTPNQYGSLTLNYKPAQRWTTSLTGIYTGSMFVPLLAGGFINGQAVENESLIETQSFFDMGAKVSYKTILGKKANIEFGTGVKNIFNQMQNQFVSGADKDAAFVYGPTTPRMYFIEVKIGNLL, encoded by the coding sequence ATGAAGGCAATTCTAACTACAGTTTTTCTCCTAATTACCACCATTGCAATAGGTGCTGATAAAATTGAAATAACAGGACATATTACATCTGGTAAAGAACATCTTCCTTTTGCAACTGTCTCTGTTAATGATGGTGCTTTTGGTACTTCTGCAGACGAACATGGCCATTTTAAAATAGAACTTGAAAAAGGTAAAGAATATACTATTCTAGTTTCTGCTATTGGATATTCTCCACAACAGAAAAAAATTACTGCATCTAATAGCGTACGAGAAATTCATTTTAATTTAGATAAAGATTTACTTCAGTTAAACGAGGTAATTGTTTCTAGTAGCCGTAGAGAACAAAGCAGAAAAGAAACTGCAGCAGTAGTTAATGTAGTGAGTAAAGAAATTTTCACAGCGTCTAGTTCTAAAGTTGTTGCTGATGGATTAAATTTTGTTTCTGGTGCTAGAGTAGAGAATACCTGTGGAAACTGTGGTTCTTCTTCGTTAAGGTTAAATGGTTTAGAAGGTCCTTATACTCAAATTTTGATGGACAGTAGACCAATTTTTAATGGTTTGGTTAGTGTATATGGTCTAGAACAAATTCCTGTTTCTATGGTAGATCAGATTGAAGTTGTAAGAGGTGGTGGTTCTGTTCTTTTTGGTGCTAATGCAATTGGCGGTACTGTAAATATTATCACAAAAGCACCTCAATACAATTCTTACGAAGTAGGTACAAACATGGGAACAATAGATGGAAAATCTAACGATTACAATGTATATTTTAATACTTCTGTTGTCTCTAAAAATGACAAAACAGGTGCTTATATCTATGGTTCTTATAGAAATAGAGATGCATGGAATGCTAACCCTAATGATATCTGGTACAAAGTTGATGATAATGGACAAGCTATTGGTGCTCCTTTAAATGATGATTTTACTGAATTACCTCAATTAAAAACAGCATCTGTAGGTACAAAAATCTATCATAACTTTAATGATCAGAATAAAATAACAGGTGATTTAAGGTATATACATGAAGACCGTAGAGGAGGTAATAAATTAAACGAAGCTCCAGAAAATACTGATATTACTGAATGGATTAACATGGGTATTGTGAGTGGAAGTATTAATTATGATTGGTTTAGTCAAAATAAAAAAACACACCTTAATGCCTATTCTAACCTTCAATACGTAAAAAGAGACAGTTATTATGGCGCTAACCAAGCACCTGATGGCTATGGCTTAACTACTGGTTTAACTTATGTGGGTGGATTACAAGCTAATTTAGACCTTGGAAGAATGTTTAATTCTCAGATGTACTTTGTAGTTGGAACAGAATATATTATAGATGAAATTAACGATAAGAAATTAGGCTATTTTGATCAAGATGCTGGACAAGAGACGAATGATATTCCAGTATCTAATCAGCAGGCACAGACTATGGCTATTTTTGCACAAAACGAATGGAAAGGTAATAAATTGTCTGTCCTTATTGGGGCAAGAATGGATTATGTTATGATTAAAGATTTTGAAAATCTAGAAAACAATAAAAACGTTCCTGCTATCAACCCTAGAATAAACCTTAAGTATAATATAACTGATGATATGCAATTAAGAGGCGGGTTTGCTACTGGTTTTAGAGCTCCGCAAATGTTCTCTGAAGATTTACATATTGAGGTTGCTGGAGGTCAAGCTGTTCGAACGGTGCTAGACCCTGATTTAAAAGCAGAAACTTCTTTATCTTATAACCTCGCTTGGGATTATGAAAAGAAAATAGGAAGCGTTCAAACTTATTTCTTGGCAGAAGGATTCCATACCCGAATCAATAACCGATTTGATAATCAATACATTTATTTAGATGATGGAACTTTAATAAATTACAAAAGAAACTCTACTTCTGATGCTATTGTTCAAGGCGTAAACCTAGAAGCTAAAGTTGCACCTTCTGAAAAAATAAATATTCAAGCTGCATATACAATTCAAACTGCAGAATACGAAGAAGATAATCAATGGGGGGATGAAGAAGGTAGTGCTTCAAAGTATATTCTGAGAACGCCTAATCAATACGGTTCTCTTACATTAAATTATAAACCTGCCCAAAGATGGACTACATCACTTACTGGTATTTATACCGGAAGTATGTTTGTACCTCTACTTGCTGGTGGTTTTATTAATGGGCAAGCAGTAGAGAATGAATCTTTAATTGAAACACAATCCTTTTTTGACATGGGAGCAAAGGTTTCTTACAAAACAATTCTAGGTAAAAAAGCCAATATTGAATTTGGTACAGGTGTTAAAAATATCTTTAATCAAATGCAAAATCAATTTGTAAGTGGTGCAGATAAAGATGCAGCATTTGTATACGGACCAACCACTCCAAGAATGTATTTTATTGAGGTCAAAATTGGTAACCTATTATAA